From Drosophila suzukii chromosome 2R, CBGP_Dsuzu_IsoJpt1.0, whole genome shotgun sequence, a single genomic window includes:
- the yip3 gene encoding uncharacterized protein yip3 gives MSDFKTYFNHGNMVGLACDEGLVLATNSRDHLLYHLDDSIFLCAPRSANNRDKILQVCAQVEYITRDLGQTITVDQVQDMLSWKYKDEDSVYTLTAGQDGSGLHIYSLKSSKGSRKVMYAVRGTEEDDILSYLLEHWRQDLKLSEAEQLVRDLLKLNGNDYLDLCVIYKAEEKEFSDGPQMQAIEGFDENGSD, from the exons ATGTCAGATTTCAAAAC ATATTTTAACCATGGCAACATGGTGGGTCTAGCCTGTGATGAGGGCTTGGTACTGGCCACCAATTCGAGGGATCATCTACTCTACCACCTGGATGACAGCATCTT CTTGTGTGCCCCACGATCCGCCAACAATCGCGATAAAATCCTACAAGTGTGTGCCCAGGTTGAATACATAACCCGAGATCTAGGACAAACAATTACGGTGGACCAAGTGCAGGACATGCTGAGCTGGAAGTACAAGGACGAGGATTCCGTGTATACTCTAACAGCTGGTCAGGACGGCAGTGGCCTCCACATCTACAGCTTGAAGTCGAGTAAGGGATCGCGTAAAGTGATGTATGCAGTCAGGGGCACCGAGGAAGATGACATTCTGTCCTATTTGCTGGAACACTGGAGGCAGGACTTGAAACTTAGTGAAGCTGAGCAGCTAGTTAGGGACTTACTCAAGTTGAACGGGAATGACTACTTGGACCTGTGCGTCATCTACAAAGCTGAGGAGAAAGAGTTCTCCGATGGGCCTCAGATGCAAGCCATCGAGGGCTTCGATGAAAACGGGTCTGACTGA
- the RpL22-like gene encoding large ribosomal subunit protein eL22 — MNQPTGKKNAPKAKSKAAEPAKKGQPKVATAETAAPAKSSAPVVSSKKVAKAPAVALKNMELAMNETAKKNLEKASSKKVAKAPAVALKKMELAMNETAKKNLEKASSAKKAAESSGKKSGAASEPSVPVPNTKRSAPPAKKAGAPAPKKASPVEPPKKLAEKKEVVAPKAEADPEITGKKTAALTKPKPKSKRPKNVLRGKKLPKKKVWERFVIDCDCVAEDLILDVADLEKYLKTHLKVKSKINQLNDLVTFERVKNSTLVIHSGVHFSKRYFKYLTKRYLKKHSLRDWVRIVSTGKDTFSMCYFKIQGQDDDDEDDAKAEAKAKK; from the coding sequence ATGAATCAGCCGACTGGAAAAAAGAACGCCCCCAAGGCCAAATCGAAGGCCGCAGAGCCGGCGAAGAAAGGCCAACCTAAGGTGGCCACTGCAGAGACCGCAGCTCCTGCGAAATCTTCTGCCCCTGTAGTGTCTTCGAAAAAAGTAGCCAAGGCTCCAGCCGTGGCTCTAAAGAATATGGAGTTGGCCATGAATGAGACGGCTAAAAAGAACCTTGAAAAAGCCTCTTCGAAAAAAGTAGCCAAGGCTCCAGCCGTGGCTCTAAAGAAAATGGAGTTGGCCATGAATGAGACGGCTAAAAAGAACCTTGAAAAAGCCTCTTCGGCCAAAAAAGCAGCCGAATCTTCTGGAAAGAAGTCAGGAGCAGCTTCGGAACCCTCGGTACCGGTGCCCAATACAAAGAGGTCAGCACCTCCGGCAAAGAAAGCTGGAGCTCCAGCTCCCAAAAAGGCATCCCCCGTTGAACCGCCCAAGAAACTCGCTGAAAAGAAGGAAGTTGTAGCACCCAAAGCGGAAGCAGATCCTGAAATTACTGGAAAAAAGACTGCTGCCCTGACCAAACCAAAGCCCAAGTCGAAACGCCCGAAGAATGTGTTGCGCGGAAAAAAGTTGCCCAAAAAGAAGGTCTGGGAACGCTTCGTCATCGATTGCGACTGCGTGGCCGAGGACTTGATTCTGGATGTCGCCGACTTGGAGAAGTATTTGAAGACCCACCTCAAGGTGAAGAGCAAGATCAACCAGCTGAACGACCTGGTGACCTTCGAGAGGGTCAAGAACTCTACGTTGGTCATCCACAGCGGTGTGCACTTCTCGAAGAGGTACTTCAAGTACCTGACCAAGCGCTATCTCAAGAAGCACAGCCTGCGCGATTGGGTGCGAATTGTGTCCACTGGCAAGGATACCTTCTCCATGTGCTACTTCAAGATCCAGGGACAGGACGATGACGACGAGGATGATGCCAAAGCTGAGGCAAAGGCCAAAAAATAA